The Arachis hypogaea cultivar Tifrunner chromosome 19, arahy.Tifrunner.gnm2.J5K5, whole genome shotgun sequence genome has a window encoding:
- the LOC112775485 gene encoding mediator of RNA polymerase II transcription subunit 17, producing MEEGTQLQVSIDKLPIKRLESIEENGIERFPSDVDYDEKRLSLIRRIDFAWAVEKDDEEKNKKQKKASKEASTPWQWQSMVENLQLAHQELSVIIDLINTVEANDAVTVASMTRPKLLSNEALSDLAVSAATKLQCYRHVGKYFKQSAKAFERQVAREARFYGALIRLQQNWKVKRQRQAAIAPGSEGFTFDLFDTSYDQGAIYRSSSTSTVRVNHNPAGMLAINVSPNSCHSLQFGFVGAQSEERLGKSEEHKSDFSDEHHMEETDKKPLNDEECVKKTHSLLREVHKAIFNEQVFDLVNREAFNASTGVTVTGIRENYLQLSLGQGTSVYLSLVPSDQDRSAVEGESNNDVENANLPESSDEMECDAKHNTWKKEEQFHHSTCYEIYIQQIFHDYIFGRGSEKPVSSGSRLSGAQAKDGSGLLGHFFMSLAHRIFSIKVLKELENVACKVPYLQLISNPTWNSRASSWTLNMEVPQSIIRTSDFNEKNASKRQFWTKVLVNDDCINVKAEGSPNVSGLFKGKAEETHTINRYDCNIADLAVVILQQVASQIINWLYHEAMMVGIKANRDFLSLCFELEQGETLCLIANVDPEDIEGCISWWLVMADSFAEEQKLHMNMNMNDGASEYRKFLGHLSLELLYATLMDLVGLCCGGGGGH from the exons ATGGAGGAGGGAACACAATTGCAAGTCTCCATCGACAAGCTTCCGATCAAGCGCTTGGAATCCATCGAAGAAAATGGAATTGAACGTTTCCCTTC AGATGTGGATTATGATGAGAAGCGGCTCTCGCTCATTAGGCGAATTGATTTCGCTTGGGCAGTTGAGAAGGATGACGAGGAGAAGAACAAGAAGCAGAAGAAGGCCTCAAAGGAGGCCTCAACTCCATGGCAATGGCAGAGCATGGTGGAGAATTTGCAGTTAGCTCATCAGGAGCTCTCTGTCATCATAGATCTCATCAACACT GTGGAAGCAAACGATGCGGTAACTGTGGCTAGCATGACAAGGCCGAAACTATTATCTAATGAAGCTTTGTCCGACCTGGCTGTATCTGCTGCCACCAAGCTGCAATGTTACCGT CATGTTGGAAAATATTTCAAGCAATCTGCCAAAGCTTTTGAACGGCAGGTTGCTCGAGAAGCAAGGTTTTATGGTGCTCTTATTAG GTTGCAGCAAAATTGGAAAGTAAAACGGCAACGCCAGGCAGCTATAGCTCCAGGAAGTGAAGGCTTTACCTTTGATCTCTTTGATACCTCGTATGACCAGGGTGCAATATATCGGTCATCTTCTACGTCCACTGTTCGTGTCAATCATAATCCAGCTGGAATGCTGGCAATAAATGTCTCTCCCAATTCATGCCACTCTCTCCAATTCGGTTTTGTTGGTGCACAATCAGAGGAAAGACTGGGGAAATCAGAAGAACACAAATCCGACTTTTCAGATGAGCATCATATGGAAGAAACTGACAAAAAGCCTTTGAATGATGAAGAGTGTGTTAAGAAGACACATTCACTTCTTCGTGAAGTACATAAGGCAATATTCAATGAGCAG GTGTTTGATCTGGTCAACCGTGAAGCATTTAATGCGTCTACAGGTGTCACTGTGACTGGAATACGCGAAAATTATTTACAGTTAAGCTTAGGTCAAGGAACATCTGTGTACTTGTCATTAGTACCCTCTGATCAAGATCGTTCTGCAGTTGAGGGTGAATCCAATAATGATGTTGAGAATGCAAATTTACCAGAATCATCTGATGAAATGGAATGTGATGCCAAACATAACACCTGGAAGAAGGAAGAGCAATTTCATCATTCTACCTGCTATGAGATTTACATTCAACAGATTTTTCATGATTATATATTTGGGAGAGGTAGTGAAAAGCCAGTTTCTTCCGGAAGTCGTTTGTCCGGTGCACAGGCAAAGGATGGATCAGGTCTTCTTGGTCATTTTTTCATGTCTTTGGCTCATAGGATATTTTCAATCAAAGTTCTCAAGGAGCTGGAAAATGTG GCATGCAAGGTCCCATATCTCCAGTTAATTTCTAATCCCACATGGAATTCTCGGGCGTCATCTTGGACGCTAAACATGGAGGTTCCCCAGTCCATTATCAGAACATCagattttaatgaaaaaaatgctTCGAAGCGACAGTTTTGGACCAAGGTCTTGGTAAATGATGACTGCATCAATGTCAAAGCAGAAGGTTCTCCTAATGTATCGGGCCTTTTCAAGGGAAAGGCCGAGGAAACCCACACGATAAACAGATACGACTGCAACATAGCTGATCTCGCCGTGGTTATTTTGCAACAG GTTGCAAGCCAAATCATTAATTGGCTCTACCATGAAGCTATGATGGTTGGGATAAAAGCGAACAGGGACTTCTTAAGCTTATGTTTTGAGCTGGAGCAGGGCGAAACACTTTGCCTGATTGCGAATGTGGACCCAGAAGACATTGAAGGGTGTATATCATGGTGGTTGGTGATGGCGGACAGTTttgcagaggaacaaaagcttCATATGAACATGAACATGAATGATGGTGCATCTGAGTATAGGAAATTCCTAGGTCACTTGTCTCTTGAGTTGTTATACGCGACGCTAATGGACTTGGTTGGCTTGTGTTGCGGCGGTGGTGGTGGCCATTGA